One Mugil cephalus isolate CIBA_MC_2020 chromosome 22, CIBA_Mcephalus_1.1, whole genome shotgun sequence genomic window carries:
- the LOC125000153 gene encoding serine/threonine-protein kinase 38-like → MAMTGGTAAALPMSNHTRERVTVAKLTLENFYSTLLTQHEEREMRQKKLEKAMEEEGLPDEEKVMRRSQHARKETEFLRLKRTRLGLDDFESLKVIGRGAFGEVRLVQKKDTGHIYAMKILRKADMLEKEQVAHIRAERDILVEADGAWVVKMFYSFQDKRNLYLIMEFLPGGDMMTLLMKKDTLSEEATQFYIAETVLAIDSIHQLGFIHRDIKPDNLLLDSRGHVKLSDFGLCTGLKKAHRTEFYRNLTHNPPSDFSFQNMNSKRKAETWKKNRRQLAYSTVGTPDYIAPEVFMQTGYNKLCDWWSLGVIMYEMLIGYPPFCSETPQETYRKVMNWKETLVFPPEVPISERAKDLILKYCTDAENRVGAVSVEEIKSHQFFESVDWEHIRERPAAISIEIKSIDDTSNFDDFPESDILQPANATEPDFKSKDWVFLNYTYKRFEGLTQRGTIPTYMKAGKA, encoded by the exons ATGGCCATGACGGGAGGGACTGCAGCCGCCCTTCCCATGAGCAACCACACCCGGGAGAGGGTGACCGTGGCCAAGCTGACACTGGAAAACTTCTACAGCACTCTGCTCACCCAGCACGAGGAGCGTGAGATGAG gcagaagaagctggagaaggCCATGGAAGAAGAGGGTTTACCAGACGAGGAG AAAGTGATGCGGCGCTCTCAGCACGCCCGCAAGGAGACGGAGTTTCTGCGGCTGAAGAGGACCCGACTCGGCCTGGACGACTTCGAGTCCCTGAAAGTCATCGGACGAGGTGCTTTTGGAGAG GTGCGTTTGGTGCAGAAAAAAGACACGGGGCACATTTACGCCATGAAGATACTGAGGAAAGCAGACATGCTGGAGAAAGAGCAG GTCGCTCACATTCGGGCGGAAAGGGACATTCTGGTGGAGGCGGACGGCGCCTGGGTGGTCAAAATGTTCTACAGCTTCCAGGACAAGAGGAACCTCTACCTCATCATGGAGTTCTTACCTGGAG GCGACATGATGACGCTGCTCATGAAGAAGGACACGCTGTCCGAAGAAGCCACGCAGTTCTACATCGCAGAAACGGTCCTGGCCATCGACTCCATCCACCAGCTGGGCTTCATCCACAGAGACATCAAACCCGACAACCTGCTGCTGGACTCCAGA GGACATGTGAAACTGTCTGATTTCGGCCTCTGTACGGGACTGAAGAAGGCCCATCGCACTGAGTTCTACAGAAACCTGACGCACAACCCGCCCAGTGATTTCT CCTTTCAGAATATGAACTCCAAGAGGAAAGCGGAAACCTGGAAGAAGAACCGGAGGCAGCTG GCTTACTCCACTGTGGGAACCCCAGACTACATCGCTCCCGAGGTTTTCATGCAGACCGGGTACAACAAGTTGTGCGACTGGTGGTCTCTGGGCGTGATCATGTATGAGATGCTCATCG GTTACCCGCCTTTCTGTTCGGAGACGCCGCAGGAGACGTACAGGAAGGTCATGAACTGGAAGGAAACTCTCGTCTTCCCACCTGAAGTCCCCATCTCAGAGAGGGCCAAGGACCTGATACTGAA ATATTGCACAGATGCTGAAAACAGGGTTGGAGCCGTGAGCGTGGAGGAGATCAAGAGTCATCAGTTCTTTGAGTCCGTGGACTGGGAGCACATCAG GGAGCGGCCGGCTGCCATATCCATCGAAATCAAGAGCATCGACGACACGTCGAACTTCGACGACTTCCCCGAGTCGGACATCCTCCAGCCAG CCAACGCGACGGAGCCGGACTTCAAATCCAAGGACTGGGTGTTCCTCAACTACACGTACAAACGCTTCGAGGGCCTGACTCAGCGAGGCACCATCCCCACATACATGAAGGCGGGGAAGGCCTGA
- the med21 gene encoding mediator of RNA polymerase II transcription subunit 21, which produces MGNALATTAAGFGLITENMADRLTQLQDAVNSLADQFCNAIGVLQQCAPPASFSNIQTAINKDQPANPTEEYAQLFAALIARTAKDVDVLIDSLPSEESTAALQAASLRQLEEENHEAAARLEEVVYRGDMLLEKIQSALADIAQSQLRTRNGAPSQTSPAES; this is translated from the exons ATGGGTAACGCTCTCGCGACAACGGCAGCGGGATTTGGTTTAATCACAGAAAACATGGCGGACCGGCTAACACAACTTCAAGACGCTGTCAATTCG CTTGCCGATCAGTTTTGTAATGCCATCGGCGTCCTGCAACAATGTGCGCCCCCTGCTTCCTTCAGTAACATCCAGACGGCTATCAACAAGGATCAACCGGCAAACCCAACCgaag AATATGCTCAGCTGTTTGCGGCTCTGATAGCCAGAACAGCCAAAGATGTGGATGTACTAATAGACTCTCTGCCCAGCGAGGAATCCACCGCAGCTCTACAG GCGGCCAGTCTAcggcagctggaggaggagaaccacGAAGCAGCAGCTCGTCTGGAGGAGGTGGTTTACCGCGGCGACATGCTGCTGGAGAAGATCCAGAGCGCGCTGGCAGACATCGCCCAATCTCAGCTGCGCACCCGCAACGGAGCGCCCAGTCAGACGTCGCCAGCCGAATCCTGA
- the fgfr1op2 gene encoding FGFR1 oncogene partner 2 homolog: MLFTKHQQEVTASLNSMSCTVNSPGMNCTLEKILADAKSLVERLCNHDNAAEMLIEQTTSLNKRVEAMKQYQEEIDALNQVARHRPRSSLVLGIQQENRQIRDLQQENKELRTSLEEHQSALELIMTKYREQVFRLLMASKRDDPAIVTQLKEQHTTEMQAHIDKINEMASVMRKAIEVDEERTCEDEERIKQLELENSGLRELLGISREAFLVLKREDLSESTSLSPLLTSTDVSLRKS, translated from the exons ATGTTATTTACTAAACATCAACAGGAAGTAACCGCCTCACTTAATTCCATGTCTTGCACTGTGAATTCTCCAG GCATGAACTGTACCTTAGAGAAAATCCTGGCAGATGCCAAGTCCTTAGTGGAAAGACTTTGCAACCATGACAATGCTGCTGAGATGCTAATCGAGCAGACAACGTCGCTCAACAAGCGGGTGGAAGCCATGAAACAG TACCAGGAAGAGATTGATGCGCTGAACCAGGTTGCGCGGCATCGGCCTCGTTCCAGTCTGGTTCTGGGAATCCAACAGGAAAACCGTCAGATTAGAGACCttcagcaggaaaacaaag AGCTTCGGACATCTTTGGAGGAACACCAGTCAGCATTAGAGCTCATAATGACCAAATACAGGGAACAAGTGTTTAGGCTTCTCATGGCCAGCAAGCGGGACGACCCCGCCATCGTCACCCAGCTGAAGGAGCAGCACACCACG GAAATGCAAGCACATATAGACAAGATCAACGAGATGGCGTCTGTGATGAGGAAGGCGATAGAGGTGGACGAGGAGCGGACGTGCGAAGACGAGGAGAGGATTAAACAGCTAGAG TTGGAGAACAGCGGACTCCGGGAGCTGCTAGGAATCAGTCGTGAAGCTTTCCTGGTTCTGAAGAGAGAGGACCTGTCAGAGAGCACATCACTGTCACCGCTTTTAACCAGCACTGATGTCAGTTTAAGAAAAAGTTAG